ACCATCCTGGTCCTGCCGCTCATGGCCGCGTGTACGGCGTGTTCCGCCAGAATCCCGCAGTAAACCCCATCCTCGGGAATCGCCGGCACCGAACGGATGATATAACTGGGATCGATGTACTTAACGTTTACCTCCACGCTCCGGGCGGTAAAATAGTCCTTTATGCTGTTCTTAAGATAAATCCCGATATCATGGAGCAGTTTATTGCCGGCAGCGTCCAACCGGGACTCCTTCCCCTCGAAATATTTCTGCCCGGCCCCCTCCGCCACGACGATCA
The DNA window shown above is from Candidatus Neomarinimicrobiota bacterium and carries:
- a CDS encoding ATP-dependent 6-phosphofructokinase; translation: IVVAEGAGQKYFEGKESRLDAAGNKLLHDIGIYLKNSIKDYFTARSVEVNVKYIDPSYIIRSVPAIPEDGVYCGILAEHAVHAAMSGRTRMVIGNWNARFVHLPMEIIQAGRRRIGSKEALWQSVLLSTGQPSLVSSRS